TGCGCGTGACGGCCGGAAGGGAGGCCGTGAGGGTGGCCGTGGTGGACAACGGCCACCCGAGGCAGGGAGGCCGACGCGGCGGCCCGGTACCGGCCGGAGCGGGACGGGGTCTGGTGGGGATGAGGGAACGCGCACGGCTCGTGGGTGGCAGCCTTCGTGCCGGCCCCCTGCCCACGGGCGGATTCGAGGTGACCGCCCACCTGCCGGTGGAACCCCCGGCACGGCGCACGCCGAAGGGCACGGCTGACGGCACCGCAGAGGACGTTCCGGCGCATACGGCGAAGGGCCTGCCGGCGGACATCCCGGCGGATACGGCGGAGGACATGCCGGCGGACCCGGCAGAGGACCTGCCGGGGGAAGCGGCGGGCGGAACGGCAGCACAGGACCCGGCGGAGGGCCGGACATGACACTGCGCGTGGTGGTCGCCGACGACCAGACACTCGTCCGCACCGGCTTCCGCATGATTATCGACGCCCGGGACGACCTGGAGGTGGTCGGCGAGGCGTCCGACGGCGGGGAGGCGGTGCGGCTGACTCGGCGACTGGACCCCGACGTCGTCCTCATGGACGTACGCATGCCCGTGGTGGACGGCATCGAGGCGACCCGGCAGATCGCCGAGTCCGGCAGCCGCGCCCGGGTCCTGGTGCTGACCACCTGGGACGTGGACGCCCACGTGGTCGCCGCCCTGCGGGCCGGGGCCAGCGGCTTCCTGCTCAAGGACATCCGCCCCGCCGAACTCGTCGACGCCATCCGCCTCACCGCGCGCGGCGACGCCCTGCTGGCGCCCACCGTGCTCAGCCGTGTCCTCGACCAGTTCCTGCGTGCCACCCCCGACCCGGCGCCCCCGCCGCCCCTGCAGGACCTGTCCGGGCGCGAACGCGAGGTCCTCACCCTGATCGGGCAGGCCCTGTCGAACGCGGAGATCGCCCAGCGGCTGCGCCTGTCGGAGGCCACCGTCAAGAACCACGTCACCGCGGTTCTGCGCAAACTCGGCCTGCGCGACCGTGTCCAGGCCGTCGTCGCCGCCTACGACCACGGCCTCGTCCAGCCCCGCCGCCCCTGACGACCGTCCCTCCGACAGTCGGCCACGACCCCTGCTTCCGTGCGGCCGCCACGCCTCCCCAGGCCGCCGCACTCTCCTCCTCAAGGAGGAGACGGTGACGCGATCCTCCTGTATTCCTATCGACGGACCGCCCCCGGGGCCGATCCGCCGCAGGGGCGTGCGGCCCTAGCGTCGATGTGTGACCGACAACCTGTCCTTGCCCTGTCTGATGTACCTGCTGGCCCACGACGCCGCGGCCGAAGCCCCCTACGACCGTGCCCGTACCGCGCTGCTGGTCCGCGCCGCCGCCCTGACCGACCTCGCGCTGCGCGGCCGGCTCAGGGAGGACGGCGGCACGGTCACCGCGTCCGGAACCCCTCCCACCGGTGACGTGGTCCTGGACGGCGTGTTGCGCGAAGCCGGGGACGGCCACGGCTTCAAGTTCCTCGTGCGTCGCCACCGCAAGCGGACCCTGGCCCAGGTGGAGGACCAGCTCGCCGCGGCCGGCCTGCTACGGGTGAAGGAGCCCCGCACTCCCTTCGGCGCCCGCCGGCCGGCCGTGACCGACCCGGCCGAGCCCGCCGCCCTGCACGCCCGACTCGCCACCGCCCTGCACGACGCCACGCCCGTACGCGAGCTGCCCGCCACCGACGCCGCGCTGCTGGCCCTGGCCTCGGCCGGTGGCATCCGCTCGGTCGTCTCCCGCCGCGAAGACAAGACCTACCGGGCCCGCATCGACGCCTGCACCAAGTCGCTCGCCTGCCTCGCGCCCGGTCTGGAGCACGCCGTACGGGACCTTCCGACGACCATGATCGCCGCACAGGGCGGCATGGGCGGCAGCTGACCGGGCTCGACCCGACCGGAACGGGGAGACGATGACCGTGCACCGCGCCCTGATCACCCTGGGCTGCGCCCTGACCACCGTCCTCGCGACGGCTTGGACCACCGCGTACTCGACGCCGTCCACCGCCGCCACAGCATCCGCCGCGACCGCCGTCACCCCATCCGCCGCGACGGCTGTCACCCCATCCGCCGCGACGGCCGCAGTCATGACTAGGACGACGCCGACGGCGACGAAAGCCGCGGCGGCGGTGACGGTGCGCGTCCGCGACGGTCTGCTGCGAGGCACCGCCCACGGCGGCTACCGCACCTTCGAAGGCATCCCCTACGCCGCACCCCCGTCGGGCCGGTTGCGCTGGGCTCCGCCGCGCCCCGTCGTCCCCTGGCCCGGTGTGCGGGACGCGACGAGGCCCGCGAGCGCCTGCCCGCAACCGGCCGGCGAGGTGCCCGGCGGCAGCACCGACGAGGACTGCCTGTACGTGAACGTCACCACACCCGCTCCGGCCCCTGCCACCACCGGCACCCTCGTCCCCGGTGCGGTCGCCGTCGCCCCCGCCCGGCGGCCGGTGATCGTGTGGCTGCACGGTGGTGGATTCACCACGGGAGCGGGCAGCTCCTACGACGCCCACCGCATGGCCACACGGGGCAGTGTCGTGGTCGTCACCGTCAACTACCGCCTGGGCGCCCTGGGGTTCCTCGCCCACGACCGTCTGCCGGGCTCCGGCACCTTCGGTCTGGCCGACCAGCAGGCGGCGCTGCGCTGGGTCCGCGACGAGATCGGCGCCTTCGGCGGCGACCCGCACAACGTGACCCTGGCCGGCGAGTCCGCGGGCGGCTACAGCGTCTGCGCCCAGCTCGTCTCTCCCGCGTCCGCCGGCCTCTTCGAGCGGGCCGTCATCCAGAGCGGCCCGTGCACCGGCCGCCCGGACCGGCCTTTCGCCCCGTCCTCCGTCGCCCTGTCCGACGCCCGTGCAGCGGGCGCGGACCTGGCCACCCGCCTCGGCTGCGGTCGCACGCGCGCCCGCGCCCGGGAGGTGATGGCGTGCCTGCGCCGCGTCCCCGTCTCCCGCATCCTCCGAACCCAGGGGGCCGACCAACAGCCCGCCCACGCGACCGGGTTGCTGCCCCGTGATCCGGCGGCGGCGCTCGCCACGGGCCGCTTCCACCACGTCCCGGTACTGCTGGGCGGCAACCACGACGAGGGCAACGGCTGGGCCGCCGGCATCATCGAGGCCGGCAACCCCGTCACCCCCGGCACCTGGCCCGACGTCGTGGCCGCCTTCTTCCCGTCCCCGGGGCGGGCCGAGGCGATCGTCCGCGCCTACCCGGTGCACGACTCCGACGGCGGGCCGGTGTTCGGCGCGGTCATCGGCGACGCCGACTTCGCCTGCCCGACCGCCCGCACGGGCACCCTGCTCGCCGGGCAAGTCCCGCTGTGGCGATACGAGTTCGCCGACGAGCACGCTCCGCCGCTCACCCCGGGCACCCCGCCGTTCCCGCTCGGCGCCCCCCACGCCGCCGAGCTGCCCTACCTGTTCGACCTCGGCGGCCGCGCACGCGAGATGACCCCGGCGCAGCACCGCCTGGCCAACACCATGATCGACTACTGGACCCGCTTCGCCACCACGGCCGACCCCGCCGGCCCCGCCGCACCACCCTGGTCCCGGCGCACGGTTCTCTCCCTGTCCCCGGACCACGTCACTCCGGACCGACCCGGCGCCTTCTCCGCCCGCCACCACTGCGCGTTCTGGCGGGCCCTCGGGTGACCAGGGCACCGGCGGTCCTTCGCGAGGCGCCCCGACCGCCTGGAAGGCAAGAGTGGGCATCAGTGAATATTCACAACTCCCTCACGTCCTCTCCAGGTCACACGAGAGGAGGCCCGTCCGACCCTTGCCTCGTCCGGTCGCCGACCGGAGAGCGGAGCTTTTCGGGCACTTCCACGCATCCGGTCCGAAGATCGCCGCGACGGTGCCCGGGTGGGTGATGACGCACTCCGTCATGGCGGTACGGTGTGCGGCAGTCGATCCCGTGTACCGTGATCGCCGACCAGCAAGGGGGAGTTCATGAAACATCGTCGTCCGCGCCGCAGCCTGATATCCAAGGCGGCCGGCCCGGCGGGTGCGCTGGCGGTCGCGCTGGCGATGGGCAGTTCACCGGCCATGGCCGCCGGGACGACGTCCGGCAAGGCTCCGGCACCCGGGGTCTCCGCCGGTGATCCCGACCCGGACGCGCCCTGGGCACCCGAGAACGACGAGTTGCCCCTGCACCACAAGCTCGTGCACCCGGAGGCGCTCACGTCCGCCCGCACGGCTCCCTCCGCCCAGCAGCTCACGATGCCCGCGCCGACCGGGAAGTACAGCGTGGGCATGGTCGGCCTGCATCTGCGCGACACGTCCCGTACGGATCCGTACGTGCCCGGCAGCAAGCGTGAGCTGATGGTGTCGCTCTGGTACCCGGCCACCTCCACGTCCGGGCACTACCAGGCGCCCTGGATGCCGTCCATCTCCGGCGCCCACTTCCTCGCCTCGCGCGGGCTGTCGCCGCAGGAGGTGACCCTGCCGAAGACCGCGGGCCACGTCCTCGCCCCGGTGAACACCAAGATCGGCAAGCTTCCCGTCCTGCTGTACTCGACCGGGTTGCACTCGGACCGGGCGATGGGTACGGCGCTCGCTCAGGACCTCGCCAGCCGTGGCTACCTCGTCGTCACGGTCGACCACACCCACGACGCCAACGAGGTGCAGTTCCCGGGCAACCGGCTCGAGCTCAACAGGATGCCGGCGGGCTCCCACTCCTCCGACACGCTCAAGGTGCGAGCGGCCGACATCAAGTTCGTGATCAACGCCCTCGGCAAGATCAGCAGCGGCGGCAACCCGGACGTGGGCCACGCGACGCTCCCCTCCGGGCTGTCCCAGTCGGTGGACACCTCCCGTATCGGGATGTTCGGCTGGTCGTTGGGCGGCGCCGCGGTGGACACCGCGATGCAGCTCGACCACCGCATCGCCGCGGGCGCCAACCTCGACGGCCAGTTCTTCGGAACGGCGCCGAGCAAGGACCTCGACCGCCCCTTCATGCTGTTCAGCTCCCAAAATCACAACCGCAACAACGACAGCTCGTGGCGGACGCTGTGGTCCCATCTGAAGGGCTACAAGGTCGACATCAAGCTGCACGGCGCGGCGCACCTGTCGTTCAGCGACAACGAGTGGCTGGTGCCGCAGTGGGCCCGCTGGCTGGGGCTCTCCGAGAGCCAGATCCAGCAGCAGTACGGCACGATCGACCCCGACCGTGCGGTGCAGGTCCAGCGTGTCTACCTCGCCGCCTTCTTCGACCAGCACCTGCGCCACAAGCACAGCACCCTGCTCGACGGGCCGAACAGCAGCTACCCCGAGATCTCTTTCGTCCGCTGACCTGACAGCCGAAAGGCCGACCACCTCACGGGTGCGCCTTTCGGCTGTCCGTCGCGTCGTTCCCGCGCACACCGCCGTCCGTGATCCCGCTCACTTGGCCGAGATCGAACGCGGATGTGACGGTCGCGTGACCTTAAGAGGCTATGGTGTCCGCACCCTGGAACACCTGTGCGTTCGACGCCTGTTGCCACCTCATTTGAGGAAGGACCCCCCGCTCTGCCCTCCGCACCACGGGCGCCGCGCCGACACCGCATCCGTCGCCGCGCCGATATGCCACTGCTCGGTGGGGTGCGCCCGCCGATAGCCTCACTTGTCCTGCTCCTTCTGGTCGTTGCCGCACTGACCGTCATCTGCCTCGCCGGCGTCCCCACCACGGGTATCCCGCAGGCCGTACTGGACGGCGAGCAGCAGATCGCCGCGGACACCGCGCTGTCGACGCGTACCGCGATCGAGGCCGAGGCGAAATCGGTACGGCTCAAGGCACACGCCTACCCTGCGACCAGCACGACGACACCCACGGCCGCGCTCAAAGCGCTGACCCCCGTCGGCAAGGCCGCCGCCGGCCGTGTGCTCCTCGACGCGCACTCCGGCAAACTGCTGGCGTCCGGCGGCAGGACGGTGCCGCTGGCCGGCGTCGACGTCGCCAGGACGGCGTCCGGGCACGGCGACATCCCGCCGCGGCTGGTGACGGCGAGCGGCGCCCGGGAACTCCTCTACTTCGCCAAGGTCACGCTGCCCGCGCAGCAGGACGACCCCGACCAGGACCAGTACCAGGCCCAGGGCGGCGCCGAGCGGCAGTGGCTGCTGGTGGTCTCCGAAGCACTGCCCGCCCTCGTGACGTCCGGCGACGGACGCACCGCGGAGATGCTGGACACCCACGGCACGGTGCTCGCCGGCACCGTCCACGGCGCGGCCTCGCGGACGGCCGAGGGCGGTCTGCCGGGGAAGGCGACCCGCGCGGCGCACGCGTCGGGCTCGGACACCGACGCCTCCGGGAGCCTGCTGGGCGCCGCCACCGGCAGCCGGCGCGTCGTTGCCGGCTGGGCCCAGGTGGCCTCGACGACCGGTCCGGGCGATACCGACGACCTCGGTCTGGTGGTGCTCACCTCCCGCACGGTGCCCGCCACCTCCACGGCCGTCGACTACTCGGGCTTCGCGTTCCAGGCCGCCGGGGCGCTCGTCGGGGTCGCCCTGCTGCTCTGGCTCATGCTGCACTTCTTCGTGCAGCAGCCCCTGCTGCGGCTGTTCCTGTCCGCCGGCCGGCTCGCCCGGGGCGCGACCGGCGGCCCGGAGGCCTCGATGGAGCTGTCCCGGCCGGTACCGGTGCACGGCTTCGGGGAACTGGCCCGGATCGGACGGGCCCTGGAATCACTGCGCGGGCAACTGCTGGGCGAGAGCGGCCCGCAGGAGATCCCGGCCCGGCGCGCACCGGGCCACCGGGCGCTGGCGGTGGCCGGCGTGGTGATGGTGGCGTGCTGGGCCGTGCCGATGATCTTCCTGCTGGACCGTGCGGACACCGCGACCGCGGTACCCGCACCCGTCCTCGCCGACCAGCAGGCGCGCACCGTGCTCGCCACGCACCGCATCCAGCAGTCCCTCGACCAGTCGTACACCGAACTGAACGACGCGACCGCGGCTCTGGCGGGCGCGAGCCGGGACGTCCAGACCCAGGTGCTGAGGCAGGCCCTGGACGAGCACAAGCAGTACCGCTCGCTGTACCTGCTGGACCGCTCCGGGAGCATCACCCTGAGAGTGGGGGACACCCCGCTGCGGACCCTCGTGCACGTACCCCACGGCGGCGGGATCACCACCGTCAACACCTCGGGCCGGATCCCGGCGATCGCGGCCTACGCGCAGGTCCCCGTCGTGAAGGGCAAGGCCCCGGCGGCAGGGGTGGTGCTGTTCGGCGAGATCGACGTGAAGGCGCTCAACTCCATTCTGCCCAGGCCGAAACTGGGCACCGTATGGCTGACGGACGACCACGAGAGGGTGCTGGCGGCGAGTGAGGGCTACGAGGCCTTCGAGTCGCTGCCCAACTCGGACCTGACGCGGCTGGCCCGCGCCACCCAGGGCGCCCCGGGGACCCCGGGAACCGCGACCTCGGCGGTGCACCTCACGTCGTCCGGCCCCTCGGTCGACGCCGCCGCGCCGTTGGCCAAGAGCGGCCCGACGGCCCGCCTCGGCTGGCACCTGGTGACCGCGGAGCCCGCCGCGGCGCTCCAGATCCCCGCCGTGCAGGCCCAGCAGCGCACCATGCTCGCCGGCATCCTGGCCCTGGCCGCCGGTGCGGCCTGCCTGGGCTGGCTGCACGTCGTGGTGATCCGGCCGCTGCGCGCGGTGGCCGCCCTCGTCGAGCGGCTCGCCGGCGGAGACCGCCGCACCGTGCTGCATCCGGTCAACCACGACGAGATCGGCTCGATCACCCGCAGCCTGGAACTGGTGCGCCAGGCCCTGGCGGACCGCGACCGGGCGGCCCGGTCGGCCCCCACCGCCGGCCCCTCACGGCCGCTGCGCGAGCACACCCCCCAGCGGTAGAAGGACGGAAATCGACATGCTCTTCCTCTATGTCATAGTCCTGATCTGCTGTTCCGCGCTGTGGATCGCCGGAATCCTGGAGCAGCGCAGGCACTTCGCCTCGCTGGAGCAGATACCCACGCGGGTGCTGGTCAACGGCATCCGCGGCAAGAGTTCGATCACCCGGCTGTGCGCGGGAGCGCTGCGCGGCGGCGGCCTGGTCACGGTCTCCAAGACCACCGGTACCGCGGCCCGGTTCATCCATCCGGATGCCACCGAGGAGCCGGTGTACCGGAAGTTCAACATCTCCAACATCGTCGAGCAGATCGGCATCGTCCGGCGGGCGGCCACCTACCGGCCGGACGCGCTGGTGATCGAGTGCATGGCGGTCATGCCCGCGCTGCAGGAGATCAACCAGGAGAAGCTGATCCGCTCCACGATCGGCGTGCTGTGCAACGTCCGCGAGGACCATCTGGAGGAGATGGGACCCACGCTCGACGACGTCGCGCGCTCGCTCTCCCGGTCGATGCCGGTGGGCGGGGTGTGCGTGACGGCGGAGAAGGACCGGCTGCACATCCTCCAGGAGGAGGCCGACAAGCGGAACTGCCGGCTGATCGCGGTCGATCCCGAGACGGTGACCGACGCCGAACTGCGGGGCTTCAGCTGGTTCACGTTCAAGGAGAACGTGGCGATCGCGCTCGCCGTCGCCGAACTCCTCGGCATAGAGCGGCAGACCGCGATGCAGGGCATGTGGGACGCACCGCCCGACCCGGGCGTGCTGTCCGTGGAGCGCTACGTCACCCCCGACGGCAAGCGGCTGCGGTTCGCCAACGTCTTCGCGGCCAACGACCCCGAGTCGACGCTGATGAACGTCAAGCAGCTGGAGGACCTGGGCGCGATCCGGCGACCGCTCAGCGTGGTCATCAACTGCCGCCCCGACCGGGTGGAGCGCAACGGCCAGATGGGCACGATCATCCCCGATCTCGCCGCCGAGACGGTGTTCCTGATCGGCCACCCGACCAAGAGCGCCCGCGACGCCATCCCGGAGAGCTTCCCCGGCAGGGTGGTGGATCTCGGCGGCGACCGCCGGGACCCCACGGAACTGACCGAGGCGATCCTCGCCGAACTCGGCCCCAGCGCCTCCCTGGTGGCGATCGGCAACATCCACGGCCAGGGCGAACTGTTCCTGGAGTGCCTGGCCGAGCTGCCGCTGGACGAATCCGCCGACCCGCTCGACGTCGTGCCCGGCGGCGACGGCCTGGACCAGGAGACCATGCAGTTCGCCATCCCCCGGCCGCGTGTCTCCGTGGCCCGGCCGCCCGAGCCGGAGCCGTACAGCTGGGTGGCGCCGCTTGAGACACCCACGTACTCCTTCCGTATCCCGTTGCAACGAGACCCGGACCACCGGCCCGGCGGCCAGGACTGGCCGCCCGACGACCAGAGCACAGACCCGCACCACCCACATGACCCGCACCAGTTCTCGAGGAACCAGTGATCCCCGCCCACCTCAACGCACAGACCGCCGCACTCGGGATCGCCCTCGGACTGGTCTTCTCCCTCGTGTGCTACCTGACCACCAACCTCTCTCCCGGAGGGATGATCACCCCGGGCTGGATCGCCCTCACGCTCGTCACCGACGTACGCATGGCCGGGCTGATGGTGGTCGTGGCGGCGGCGACGTACTTCCTGACGAAGCTGATCCAGCGCACGGTGATTCTCTACGGCAAGAGGCTGTTCGCCGCCGTCGTGCTGAGCGCGGTCCTGTTGCAGACCACCGTGATGCTCGCCCTCAGCCACGAGTTCCCGCTGCTGTACACGTCCCAGACGCTCGGCTTCATCGTCCCGGGCCTGGTCTCCTACCAGATGTCCCGCCAGCCGCTGGCGGCCACGGTCATCTCGACCACGGCGGTGACCCTCGCCACGTACGTGGTGCTGGTCTCCGGTCTTCTGATCGGCGTCCTGCCCACCGGCTGACCCGCACCCGTCCACCACCCACCCGCTCGTCTCACACTTCCAGGAGGACCGGCCATGCGCCACGAACCCGTCGGCAGGGGGAACCGCCCGACTCGCCGCGCCGTTTTCCGGACCGTCGCCGGTGTGGCGGCCGCAGGTGTGGTGGGCGGATTCGCCTGGGAACGCTTCGGGCACGGCGACGGCGACGGGGGGGACACGGGCGCCGACGGCACCGGCTCCGGTGCGAGCGCCCGGATCAACGGGCCCCACACCTTCGAGCGGCTGTCCGGCCCCGACCGCACCGTCGTCCGCGCCGGTGACGGCGGCACGCTCGCCACGTTCACCGACGGTGCCCGTACGGTCGTGCTCACCGGTCCGAGCCGGACCTTCGGTGAGCCGCGGACCACCGAGGCCAAGCTGACGACCGACGCCTGGGTCCGGGTGCTGCCGCACGCGTGGCAGCGGGGCATGGAGAAGTCCGCCTGGTTCACCCCCTGGTTCCGCAAGACGCTCGGGGACAGGAGCCCGGACGTCTTCGCCGTGGCGTTCCAGTACAGCAGCGCCGGCGCGCCCGACAAGCGCAACGGCGACGGTGTCCGTTACGCGGGCACCGCGCACTTCGGACCGCGCAACGCCGCGGTCAACAACCCGCTGGACTTCGCCTACCACGACGAGCAGTCCGACTTCTACGACTACCTGGGCGTCGAGTGGACCTTCCCCGACGGCACGCGTGTGCAGCCCGAGAAGGCCCGCTACGGCGACGTCGACTGCTCCGGCTTCCAGCGTCTGGTGTGGGGCTACCGCATGGGCATCCCCCTGCACAACACCAACACCCGGGGCACCGGACTGCCGCGCAGGGCCTTCGCCATCGCCGCCTACGGCCCCGGCCGCACGGTGATCCCCGACACCGGCAGGCAGCCCACCGATCTGGACGCCCTGCAACCCGGCGACCTGGTCTTCTTCGCCATCATCAAGGACCGGCCCGACTTCATCGACCACTGCGGCATGTACATGGGCCTCGACGACAGGGGCCGGCACCGCTTCTACTCCAGCCGCTCCGCCGCCAACGGCCCGACCATGGGCGACCT
Above is a genomic segment from Streptomyces collinus Tu 365 containing:
- a CDS encoding response regulator encodes the protein MTLRVVVADDQTLVRTGFRMIIDARDDLEVVGEASDGGEAVRLTRRLDPDVVLMDVRMPVVDGIEATRQIAESGSRARVLVLTTWDVDAHVVAALRAGASGFLLKDIRPAELVDAIRLTARGDALLAPTVLSRVLDQFLRATPDPAPPPPLQDLSGREREVLTLIGQALSNAEIAQRLRLSEATVKNHVTAVLRKLGLRDRVQAVVAAYDHGLVQPRRP
- a CDS encoding GOLPH3/VPS74 family protein, which produces MYLLAHDAAAEAPYDRARTALLVRAAALTDLALRGRLREDGGTVTASGTPPTGDVVLDGVLREAGDGHGFKFLVRRHRKRTLAQVEDQLAAAGLLRVKEPRTPFGARRPAVTDPAEPAALHARLATALHDATPVRELPATDAALLALASAGGIRSVVSRREDKTYRARIDACTKSLACLAPGLEHAVRDLPTTMIAAQGGMGGS
- a CDS encoding carboxylesterase/lipase family protein produces the protein MTVHRALITLGCALTTVLATAWTTAYSTPSTAATASAATAVTPSAATAVTPSAATAAVMTRTTPTATKAAAAVTVRVRDGLLRGTAHGGYRTFEGIPYAAPPSGRLRWAPPRPVVPWPGVRDATRPASACPQPAGEVPGGSTDEDCLYVNVTTPAPAPATTGTLVPGAVAVAPARRPVIVWLHGGGFTTGAGSSYDAHRMATRGSVVVVTVNYRLGALGFLAHDRLPGSGTFGLADQQAALRWVRDEIGAFGGDPHNVTLAGESAGGYSVCAQLVSPASAGLFERAVIQSGPCTGRPDRPFAPSSVALSDARAAGADLATRLGCGRTRARAREVMACLRRVPVSRILRTQGADQQPAHATGLLPRDPAAALATGRFHHVPVLLGGNHDEGNGWAAGIIEAGNPVTPGTWPDVVAAFFPSPGRAEAIVRAYPVHDSDGGPVFGAVIGDADFACPTARTGTLLAGQVPLWRYEFADEHAPPLTPGTPPFPLGAPHAAELPYLFDLGGRAREMTPAQHRLANTMIDYWTRFATTADPAGPAAPPWSRRTVLSLSPDHVTPDRPGAFSARHHCAFWRALG
- a CDS encoding alpha/beta hydrolase family protein, producing MKHRRPRRSLISKAAGPAGALAVALAMGSSPAMAAGTTSGKAPAPGVSAGDPDPDAPWAPENDELPLHHKLVHPEALTSARTAPSAQQLTMPAPTGKYSVGMVGLHLRDTSRTDPYVPGSKRELMVSLWYPATSTSGHYQAPWMPSISGAHFLASRGLSPQEVTLPKTAGHVLAPVNTKIGKLPVLLYSTGLHSDRAMGTALAQDLASRGYLVVTVDHTHDANEVQFPGNRLELNRMPAGSHSSDTLKVRAADIKFVINALGKISSGGNPDVGHATLPSGLSQSVDTSRIGMFGWSLGGAAVDTAMQLDHRIAAGANLDGQFFGTAPSKDLDRPFMLFSSQNHNRNNDSSWRTLWSHLKGYKVDIKLHGAAHLSFSDNEWLVPQWARWLGLSESQIQQQYGTIDPDRAVQVQRVYLAAFFDQHLRHKHSTLLDGPNSSYPEISFVR
- a CDS encoding HAMP domain-containing protein; translation: MPLLGGVRPPIASLVLLLLVVAALTVICLAGVPTTGIPQAVLDGEQQIAADTALSTRTAIEAEAKSVRLKAHAYPATSTTTPTAALKALTPVGKAAAGRVLLDAHSGKLLASGGRTVPLAGVDVARTASGHGDIPPRLVTASGARELLYFAKVTLPAQQDDPDQDQYQAQGGAERQWLLVVSEALPALVTSGDGRTAEMLDTHGTVLAGTVHGAASRTAEGGLPGKATRAAHASGSDTDASGSLLGAATGSRRVVAGWAQVASTTGPGDTDDLGLVVLTSRTVPATSTAVDYSGFAFQAAGALVGVALLLWLMLHFFVQQPLLRLFLSAGRLARGATGGPEASMELSRPVPVHGFGELARIGRALESLRGQLLGESGPQEIPARRAPGHRALAVAGVVMVACWAVPMIFLLDRADTATAVPAPVLADQQARTVLATHRIQQSLDQSYTELNDATAALAGASRDVQTQVLRQALDEHKQYRSLYLLDRSGSITLRVGDTPLRTLVHVPHGGGITTVNTSGRIPAIAAYAQVPVVKGKAPAAGVVLFGEIDVKALNSILPRPKLGTVWLTDDHERVLAASEGYEAFESLPNSDLTRLARATQGAPGTPGTATSAVHLTSSGPSVDAAAPLAKSGPTARLGWHLVTAEPAAALQIPAVQAQQRTMLAGILALAAGAACLGWLHVVVIRPLRAVAALVERLAGGDRRTVLHPVNHDEIGSITRSLELVRQALADRDRAARSAPTAGPSRPLREHTPQR
- the pgsB gene encoding poly-gamma-glutamate synthase PgsB → MLFLYVIVLICCSALWIAGILEQRRHFASLEQIPTRVLVNGIRGKSSITRLCAGALRGGGLVTVSKTTGTAARFIHPDATEEPVYRKFNISNIVEQIGIVRRAATYRPDALVIECMAVMPALQEINQEKLIRSTIGVLCNVREDHLEEMGPTLDDVARSLSRSMPVGGVCVTAEKDRLHILQEEADKRNCRLIAVDPETVTDAELRGFSWFTFKENVAIALAVAELLGIERQTAMQGMWDAPPDPGVLSVERYVTPDGKRLRFANVFAANDPESTLMNVKQLEDLGAIRRPLSVVINCRPDRVERNGQMGTIIPDLAAETVFLIGHPTKSARDAIPESFPGRVVDLGGDRRDPTELTEAILAELGPSASLVAIGNIHGQGELFLECLAELPLDESADPLDVVPGGDGLDQETMQFAIPRPRVSVARPPEPEPYSWVAPLETPTYSFRIPLQRDPDHRPGGQDWPPDDQSTDPHHPHDPHQFSRNQ
- a CDS encoding poly-gamma-glutamate biosynthesis protein PgsC/CapC, producing the protein MIPAHLNAQTAALGIALGLVFSLVCYLTTNLSPGGMITPGWIALTLVTDVRMAGLMVVVAAATYFLTKLIQRTVILYGKRLFAAVVLSAVLLQTTVMLALSHEFPLLYTSQTLGFIVPGLVSYQMSRQPLAATVISTTAVTLATYVVLVSGLLIGVLPTG
- a CDS encoding NlpC/P60 family protein gives rise to the protein MAAAGVVGGFAWERFGHGDGDGGDTGADGTGSGASARINGPHTFERLSGPDRTVVRAGDGGTLATFTDGARTVVLTGPSRTFGEPRTTEAKLTTDAWVRVLPHAWQRGMEKSAWFTPWFRKTLGDRSPDVFAVAFQYSSAGAPDKRNGDGVRYAGTAHFGPRNAAVNNPLDFAYHDEQSDFYDYLGVEWTFPDGTRVQPEKARYGDVDCSGFQRLVWGYRMGIPLHNTNTRGTGLPRRAFAIAAYGPGRTVIPDTGRQPTDLDALQPGDLVFFAIIKDRPDFIDHCGMYMGLDDRGRHRFYSSRSAANGPTMGDLSGRSLLDGTDFYARGFRAARRL